A stretch of the Clostridiales bacterium genome encodes the following:
- a CDS encoding helix-hairpin-helix domain-containing protein, translating to MNSGSAEELQALPGIGETLSQLIISERENNGNFYYPEDLTAVKGIGIKKLEQFRELLDLSQGGD from the coding sequence GTGAATTCCGGAAGTGCGGAAGAGCTGCAGGCACTTCCCGGAATCGGCGAAACACTGTCGCAGCTGATCATATCCGAACGGGAAAACAACGGGAATTTCTACTACCCGGAAGACCTGACTGCCGTAAAAGGAATCGGAATAAAAAAGCTGGAACAGTTCCGTGAACTGCTGGACCTCAGCCAGGGAGGAGACTGA
- a CDS encoding transketolase family protein: MEKKAVRAAYGEALVKLGEKNDRVVVLDADLASATMTGTFKKAFPERFYDCGIAEANMVDMAAGISTMGLIPFCSTFAVFAGRNYDQIRNGVCYPKFNVKFGFSHAGITLGEDGGSHQAIEDIALMRVLPNMTVLVPSDANECYQCVEAAAQIEGPVYIRTSRLATPVYDPRPFTVGKGTVIRDGKDCAIFTCGIMLEHVLEAAELLAARGIDAAIVSFHTLKPFDEELARAYTARCGKVFTVEEHSVIGGLGDTVASAIIGNGVKHFEKIGINDIFGQSGKPADLLAEYGLTGQQIADRIAGAF; the protein is encoded by the coding sequence ATGGAAAAGAAAGCAGTTCGTGCCGCATATGGTGAAGCCCTGGTCAAGCTGGGCGAAAAAAACGACCGCGTCGTGGTACTGGATGCCGACCTGGCTTCCGCAACGATGACCGGCACCTTCAAAAAAGCATTCCCGGAACGTTTCTACGACTGCGGCATTGCCGAAGCCAACATGGTGGATATGGCAGCCGGTATCAGCACGATGGGCCTGATTCCGTTCTGCTCCACGTTTGCCGTGTTTGCCGGGCGGAACTATGACCAGATCCGGAACGGTGTATGCTATCCCAAATTCAATGTCAAATTCGGTTTCAGCCATGCCGGTATTACCCTCGGCGAAGACGGCGGCAGCCACCAGGCGATTGAAGATATCGCCCTGATGCGCGTTCTTCCGAACATGACGGTCCTTGTTCCTTCCGACGCAAATGAATGCTATCAGTGCGTGGAAGCAGCCGCACAGATTGAAGGCCCGGTTTATATCCGTACCTCCCGTCTGGCCACTCCGGTTTATGATCCCCGTCCTTTTACAGTCGGAAAGGGAACCGTAATCCGGGATGGTAAGGACTGTGCCATTTTTACCTGCGGCATCATGCTTGAGCATGTCCTGGAAGCCGCCGAGCTGCTGGCAGCCCGCGGAATTGACGCCGCCATCGTCTCATTCCATACGCTGAAGCCGTTTGATGAGGAACTGGCGCGTGCCTACACTGCCCGCTGCGGAAAAGTATTCACCGTTGAAGAACATTCCGTCATCGGCGGCCTGGGCGACACAGTCGCCTCTGCCATTATCGGAAACGGCGTAAAGCATTTTGAAAAGATCGGCATCAATGATATCTTCGGCCAGAGCGGAAAGCCGGCCGATCTTCTGGCAGAATACGGCCTGACCGGTCAGCAGATTGCGGACAGAATCGCCGGTGCTTTCTGA
- a CDS encoding rubrerythrin family protein — MSQNKYAGTQTEKNLLSAFAGESQARNKYTYFASRAKKDGFEQIAALFLKTADNEKEHAKLWLKELNGIGSTSENLREAADGENYEWTDMYEGFARTAEAEGFPELAAKFRGVAAIEKHHEERYRALLRNVETAEVFKKSSVKIWECRNCGHIVVGTEAPEICPVCAHPQSYFEVNAENY, encoded by the coding sequence ATGAGCCAGAACAAATATGCCGGTACGCAGACTGAAAAAAACCTTCTTTCCGCCTTTGCGGGAGAATCACAGGCCAGAAACAAATACACCTATTTCGCTTCCCGGGCCAAAAAAGACGGCTTCGAGCAGATTGCCGCGCTGTTTCTCAAAACAGCTGACAATGAGAAGGAGCATGCCAAGCTGTGGCTGAAGGAACTCAACGGAATCGGCAGCACTTCCGAGAATCTCAGAGAAGCCGCTGACGGCGAAAACTATGAATGGACGGATATGTACGAGGGCTTTGCGCGGACCGCAGAGGCTGAAGGATTTCCTGAACTCGCTGCCAAATTCCGCGGGGTCGCTGCAATTGAAAAGCACCATGAGGAACGCTACCGGGCTCTTCTCCGGAATGTGGAAACAGCCGAAGTATTCAAAAAAAGCAGTGTCAAAATCTGGGAATGCCGTAACTGCGGACACATTGTTGTCGGCACGGAAGCGCCGGAAATCTGCCCCGTCTGCGCCCATCCGCAGAGTTACTTCGAAGTCAATGCTGAAAATTACTGA
- a CDS encoding transketolase has translation MDIQALEKQARQVRRDIITMISKAGAGHPGGSLSCTDALVALYFEIMNVDPANDKDPNRDRFVLSKGHAAPALYGTLCERGYFGREEFDRFRQLHGILQGHPDTKKCPGVDASTGSLGQGISIAVGMALGAKHTGNPCHVYTVVGDGESQEGIVWEASMAAAHYHLDNLTVILDHNGMQIDGTNDEVMSLGDIKAKALSFGYDVIEVADGNDMQQVVDALRVPACPGKPRYIILNTVKGKGVSFMEGQVGWHGKAPNAEQAAQALKDLED, from the coding sequence ATGGATATTCAGGCATTGGAAAAACAGGCACGCCAGGTACGGCGGGATATTATTACCATGATTTCAAAAGCAGGAGCCGGTCATCCGGGCGGGTCTCTTTCCTGCACCGATGCCCTGGTTGCCCTCTATTTCGAAATCATGAATGTGGATCCCGCAAATGACAAGGATCCCAACCGTGACCGGTTTGTCCTTTCCAAGGGACATGCCGCACCTGCCCTTTACGGTACCCTGTGCGAACGCGGTTATTTCGGTCGTGAGGAATTTGACCGGTTCCGCCAGCTTCACGGTATTCTGCAGGGGCATCCGGATACAAAGAAGTGCCCCGGCGTGGATGCCTCCACCGGATCGCTCGGCCAGGGCATATCGATCGCAGTCGGTATGGCGCTGGGCGCCAAGCACACCGGCAACCCCTGCCATGTGTACACGGTCGTCGGCGACGGGGAAAGCCAGGAGGGCATTGTATGGGAAGCCAGCATGGCTGCCGCCCATTATCACCTGGATAACCTGACCGTCATCCTGGATCATAACGGAATGCAGATTGACGGAACCAATGACGAAGTCATGAGCCTTGGCGATATCAAGGCGAAGGCGCTTTCCTTCGGCTACGACGTCATCGAGGTGGCTGACGGAAATGATATGCAGCAGGTTGTGGATGCGCTTCGTGTTCCTGCCTGTCCCGGCAAGCCGCGCTATATTATCCTGAACACCGTAAAGGGGAAGGGCGTCAGCTTCATGGAAGGCCAGGTCGGCTGGCACGGAAAGGCGCCGAATGCTGAACAGGCCGCTCAGGCTTTGAAAGATTTGGAGGACTGA
- a CDS encoding aminotransferase class I/II-fold pyridoxal phosphate-dependent enzyme, protein MKDTISLGVGEPDFKTPYSIRNAAIDSLVDGETQYTANRGLPVLRNEISLYLQGRYGLSYDPETDILVTIGASEAIDVALRALIEPGDEVLVPEPSYVSYSPGVIFAGGNPVGVITKEEDDFRLKAKCLEEAVTPRTKVLILPYPNNPTGGIMEQQDLGEVAEFVRKHDLMVISDEIYSELVYDGKKHFSFAALEGMADRTLTINGFSKSFAMTGWRVGYACGPAEIIGVMNKIHQYSIMCAPRQGQIAAAAALRNGRENGYEEISRMRDSYDRRRRYMVNAFREMGLACFEPYGAFYAFPSIRTTGMTSEEFCARLLREKNVAAVPGTAFGPSGEGNIRCCYATSIEKITVAMERISEFIHSC, encoded by the coding sequence ATGAAGGATACAATATCCCTGGGCGTAGGTGAACCGGATTTCAAAACGCCGTACAGCATCCGCAATGCGGCGATTGATTCCCTGGTGGACGGGGAAACCCAGTATACGGCGAACCGGGGCCTGCCTGTGCTCCGGAATGAGATTTCACTGTACCTGCAGGGACGCTATGGACTCAGCTATGATCCGGAAACGGATATTCTCGTGACCATCGGCGCCTCTGAGGCGATCGACGTTGCGCTTCGTGCCCTGATCGAGCCGGGGGATGAGGTCCTGGTTCCGGAACCGAGCTATGTTTCTTATTCCCCGGGGGTGATCTTCGCTGGAGGGAATCCCGTTGGTGTGATCACAAAGGAAGAAGACGATTTCCGCCTGAAAGCCAAATGCCTGGAGGAAGCAGTTACGCCCCGCACAAAGGTTCTGATTCTGCCCTACCCCAACAATCCGACAGGCGGAATCATGGAACAGCAGGATCTGGGGGAAGTTGCAGAATTTGTCCGGAAGCATGACCTGATGGTCATTTCAGATGAAATCTATTCAGAACTGGTATATGACGGGAAAAAGCATTTCTCCTTTGCAGCATTGGAAGGAATGGCGGACCGTACGCTGACCATCAACGGATTCAGTAAATCCTTTGCCATGACTGGCTGGAGGGTGGGCTATGCCTGCGGACCGGCGGAAATTATCGGTGTAATGAACAAAATCCATCAGTACAGCATTATGTGCGCTCCGCGCCAGGGACAGATTGCTGCTGCGGCTGCCCTGCGGAACGGCCGGGAGAACGGGTACGAGGAAATCAGCAGAATGCGGGACAGTTATGACCGCCGGCGTCGTTATATGGTAAATGCGTTCCGGGAAATGGGCCTGGCATGCTTTGAGCCCTATGGCGCGTTCTATGCGTTTCCGTCGATCCGTACGACCGGTATGACCAGCGAGGAATTCTGTGCAAGACTTCTGCGGGAAAAGAATGTGGCGGCTGTTCCGGGAACGGCTTTCGGGCCTTCCGGTGAAGGAAATATCCGGTGCTGCTATGCCACATCCATCGAAAAGATTACGGTGGCAATGGAACGCATTTCGGAGTTTATTCATTCGTGCTGA
- a CDS encoding CapA family protein, which translates to MNRRMISLLLCLIMLIPAGLAEGFDDELEITEILEFLPEEPGKKLTRDSDDAVIMTITCTGDFTIGGDNYHKKDIFTPELNAHDGDINFTMSNVRDILVNDELTIVNFEGTFTDTTYVPSNKKENEFLFNISPSYVSVLTDNGIEAVSLENNHVMDHGDEGYEDTKNTLRDAGVIYSNSEEMGIFEFEGIQVAMLSYLCIDRYGKPFGGYPTFEEKVAADIASAKQYYPLVIVSFHWGLEPTSSQPNRGYKPTDNQIRLGRLAVDSGADLVVGHHSHRVQPIECYNGVYICYSLGNFCFAGHKSPRDMTSIMFQIRYKIKNGTVSYKDFRVIPIRISSKQKINDFIPTPFKPGAESDSIFSTMRSNYNTKGLDYAVMEFPMEFE; encoded by the coding sequence ATGAACCGGAGAATGATTTCGCTGCTGCTCTGCCTGATTATGCTGATTCCGGCGGGACTGGCGGAAGGGTTTGACGATGAACTGGAAATAACGGAAATTCTGGAGTTTCTTCCGGAAGAACCGGGAAAGAAACTGACGCGGGACAGTGACGATGCCGTCATCATGACGATTACATGCACGGGTGATTTCACAATCGGCGGCGACAATTACCACAAAAAGGATATTTTCACCCCTGAACTGAATGCCCATGACGGGGATATCAATTTCACCATGTCCAACGTCCGCGATATTCTGGTGAACGATGAACTGACCATTGTCAATTTCGAAGGGACATTTACGGATACAACCTATGTGCCTTCCAACAAAAAGGAAAATGAATTCCTTTTCAACATCTCCCCGTCCTATGTTTCCGTTCTGACAGATAACGGGATTGAAGCGGTGTCCCTGGAGAACAACCATGTGATGGACCATGGCGATGAGGGGTATGAGGATACGAAAAACACCCTGCGGGATGCGGGGGTCATCTACTCCAATTCGGAAGAAATGGGCATCTTTGAATTCGAAGGAATCCAGGTGGCCATGCTGTCCTACCTCTGCATTGACCGGTACGGAAAACCATTTGGCGGATATCCGACCTTTGAGGAAAAAGTTGCGGCGGATATTGCCAGTGCCAAGCAGTATTATCCGCTCGTCATTGTATCATTCCACTGGGGGCTGGAACCCACTTCATCCCAGCCCAACCGCGGATATAAACCGACAGATAACCAGATAAGGCTTGGCCGTCTGGCAGTGGACAGCGGCGCGGACCTGGTTGTCGGGCATCATTCCCACAGGGTTCAGCCGATTGAATGCTATAACGGGGTATATATCTGCTATTCACTCGGCAATTTCTGCTTTGCCGGCCATAAAAGCCCGAGAGACATGACTTCCATCATGTTCCAGATCCGGTACAAGATTAAAAACGGGACGGTTTCATACAAGGATTTCCGTGTAATTCCGATCCGTATCTCATCCAAACAGAAAATTAACGATTTTATTCCGACTCCCTTCAAACCCGGTGCGGAATCGGATTCCATTTTCAGTACGATGCGAAGCAATTACAATACGAAAGGCCTGGATTACGCGGTTATGGAGTTTCCGATGGAATTTGAATGA
- a CDS encoding diacylglycerol kinase family lipid kinase: MRYEFILNPVAGNGYSLQAMKKVEGILNTLGAEYQIHETSFPGQATDIAHSLSGNPDISAVIAVGGDGTVTEVAAGLSGGSTPMGIIPAGTGNDFIKSVRIPKDPETAMRFMLDRPARPVDTGTLNDEFFLNVCGTGFDVTVLECADDKKKKYRGLTPYFLGLLQAIRIFDPVNLQISYDGIRADGEYLICSVANGRYIGGGIPICPDADPADGKLNLVMIRKLPRWKIPFYLPGLMLSRALKFRITNHQLAESVTIRGKGLRFNIDGEIRRMDEACFMIHPRSLLLIC; the protein is encoded by the coding sequence ATGCGGTATGAATTCATTCTCAATCCGGTTGCCGGAAACGGCTATTCCCTGCAGGCTATGAAGAAGGTGGAGGGTATTCTGAATACCCTGGGAGCTGAGTATCAGATCCATGAAACTTCTTTCCCGGGGCAGGCAACGGATATTGCCCATTCGCTGAGCGGTAATCCCGATATTTCCGCTGTCATTGCTGTCGGAGGAGACGGCACAGTGACGGAAGTGGCCGCCGGCCTTTCCGGCGGTTCCACTCCGATGGGAATTATCCCGGCCGGAACCGGGAATGATTTCATCAAGTCTGTCCGTATTCCGAAAGATCCTGAGACCGCAATGCGTTTTATGCTGGACCGTCCTGCCAGGCCGGTGGATACCGGTACCCTGAATGACGAATTCTTTCTGAATGTCTGCGGTACCGGGTTTGACGTAACCGTTCTGGAGTGCGCGGATGACAAAAAGAAAAAGTACCGGGGTCTGACACCGTATTTTCTCGGGCTTCTGCAGGCAATCCGGATTTTTGACCCGGTCAACCTGCAGATTTCCTACGACGGCATCCGTGCAGACGGTGAATACCTGATCTGTTCTGTTGCCAATGGCCGCTACATCGGCGGCGGGATCCCCATCTGTCCGGATGCGGATCCCGCGGACGGGAAGCTGAATCTGGTTATGATCCGAAAGCTTCCCCGATGGAAGATTCCGTTTTACCTTCCCGGACTGATGCTGTCCCGCGCATTGAAATTCAGGATTACCAATCATCAGCTCGCGGAATCGGTAACCATTCGCGGAAAAGGCCTCCGGTTCAATATCGACGGTGAAATCCGCCGCATGGATGAAGCGTGTTTTATGATCCATCCCAGATCACTGCTGCTGATCTGCTGA
- a CDS encoding Lrp/AsnC family transcriptional regulator, translating into MTKLETAVLDLLKEDCRLPLEKIAIMTGAPLEEVASTIEDLEKRRIILRYAPMINWDLTDRERVEAMIEVRVTPQRDMGFDAIARRIYCFDEVKSVFLMSGSYDLLVLVEARTLKELAAFVSGKLSPLETVTGTATSFVLKRYKEEGVIFDNGETDRRLVISP; encoded by the coding sequence ATGACGAAATTGGAAACAGCTGTTCTGGACCTTCTGAAGGAAGACTGCCGCCTGCCGCTGGAAAAGATTGCCATTATGACAGGCGCACCGCTTGAGGAAGTTGCTTCAACCATTGAGGACCTCGAGAAGAGGAGAATTATCCTGCGTTATGCGCCGATGATCAATTGGGATCTGACTGACCGCGAACGCGTGGAGGCGATGATCGAAGTCCGTGTTACGCCTCAGCGGGATATGGGTTTTGACGCGATTGCACGGAGGATCTACTGCTTTGACGAGGTAAAAAGTGTTTTCCTGATGTCCGGATCCTATGATCTGCTGGTGCTGGTGGAAGCGCGCACCCTGAAGGAACTGGCGGCCTTCGTTTCGGGAAAGCTGTCCCCGCTGGAAACTGTAACCGGAACAGCCACCAGCTTTGTTCTGAAGCGTTACAAGGAAGAAGGCGTTATCTTCGATAACGGGGAAACTGATCGCAGGCTGGTGATCAGCCCGTGA
- the dnaX gene encoding DNA polymerase III subunit gamma/tau produces the protein MPYRALYRQWRPKDFSHVVGQKAIIETLRNQVIHDRIAHAYLFCGSRGTGKTSTAKILAKAINCEHPVNGDPCGECSNCQRMDHEESLDIIEIDAASNNGVDEMRDLRDTVKYPPQFGRYKVYIVDEVHMLSSSAFNALLKTLEEPPAHVVFILATTEPQKLPETILSRCQRFDFGRLSTAEITGRLKEASEQSGAVVSDGALMMIARAAEGGMRDALSILDMCLGYGDHIDEPMVRSILGTSDQSFLFDFGKALIDENPPDAFRMIDEMIRDGRDPSVFAREVSRHFRCLLLAKSCPGDITSMLDITEDDAREYAGQASGCTMTRLMKILDLFMSLETEMRFSASPRLALENASLKCCIRTTEADMQALTDRIAELEQKIAQLSEQVRSGISMPASSPAEKPRSAVAAVKAPVPAASVSGSVPAAPVPDSGLAAVWNQLMESYKKNDPGIWSMLNHGKIMDVRDNVFRWQPNSEKDSFFRTALSGEEKKARISNALTELAGRPCVFETAELNNTPSSTGDPDQSYIDSLYQTFGREPVDIVD, from the coding sequence ATGCCGTACCGTGCTTTATACCGCCAGTGGAGGCCGAAGGACTTCTCGCATGTGGTCGGCCAGAAAGCGATTATTGAAACCCTGCGGAATCAGGTAATCCATGATCGCATTGCCCATGCATACCTGTTCTGCGGCTCCCGCGGAACAGGTAAAACATCCACTGCCAAAATTCTTGCGAAAGCGATCAACTGCGAGCACCCCGTCAACGGCGATCCGTGCGGTGAGTGCAGCAACTGCCAGCGGATGGATCACGAGGAAAGCCTTGATATCATTGAAATTGACGCCGCCAGCAACAACGGCGTGGACGAAATGCGCGACCTGCGCGATACCGTTAAATATCCTCCCCAGTTCGGCCGGTACAAAGTATATATCGTGGACGAAGTCCATATGCTGTCTTCCTCCGCATTCAATGCCCTTCTGAAAACACTTGAAGAGCCGCCGGCCCATGTGGTTTTTATCCTGGCAACCACCGAACCGCAGAAGTTACCGGAAACCATTCTGAGCCGCTGCCAGCGCTTTGACTTCGGCCGTCTTTCCACTGCTGAAATCACTGGCCGCCTGAAGGAAGCATCCGAGCAGAGCGGCGCGGTTGTTTCCGACGGGGCACTGATGATGATTGCCCGTGCTGCCGAAGGCGGGATGCGGGATGCCCTGAGCATTCTCGATATGTGTCTGGGATACGGTGACCATATCGATGAACCCATGGTCCGAAGCATACTGGGAACCAGCGATCAGTCTTTCCTTTTTGATTTCGGAAAAGCACTGATTGATGAGAATCCCCCGGATGCTTTCCGGATGATTGATGAAATGATCCGGGACGGACGGGATCCTTCTGTATTCGCCCGTGAAGTCAGCCGTCATTTCCGCTGCCTGCTCCTGGCAAAAAGCTGTCCGGGGGATATCACCTCCATGCTGGATATTACCGAGGATGATGCCCGGGAATACGCCGGACAGGCATCCGGCTGCACCATGACCCGGCTGATGAAAATCCTGGACCTGTTTATGTCCCTGGAAACAGAAATGCGTTTCTCCGCCTCACCGCGCCTTGCGCTGGAAAACGCTTCCCTCAAATGCTGCATCCGGACTACCGAAGCTGATATGCAGGCGCTGACGGACCGGATTGCAGAACTGGAACAGAAAATCGCACAGCTTTCTGAGCAGGTCCGTTCCGGTATTTCCATGCCTGCCTCCAGCCCGGCTGAGAAGCCCCGCTCAGCTGTCGCCGCCGTCAAGGCTCCCGTACCTGCGGCATCCGTTTCCGGTTCTGTTCCTGCTGCCCCTGTTCCGGATTCCGGGCTGGCCGCCGTATGGAACCAGCTGATGGAATCCTACAAGAAGAATGATCCGGGAATCTGGAGCATGCTGAATCACGGAAAAATCATGGATGTCAGGGACAATGTCTTCCGCTGGCAGCCGAATTCAGAAAAGGACAGTTTCTTCCGAACCGCGCTTTCGGGTGAAGAGAAAAAGGCGCGGATCAGCAATGCCCTGACTGAGCTGGCCGGCAGGCCGTGTGTTTTTGAAACTGCCGAGCTGAACAACACTCCTTCTTCCACCGGTGACCCGGACCAGTCCTACATCGATTCTCTTTACCAGACATTCGGCAGGGAACCGGTAGACATTGTAGACTGA
- the aepY gene encoding phosphonopyruvate decarboxylase, which translates to MNASFLLDVLQEAGIDFFTGVPDSFLKGLCDELYGRFGTESVHHIVAHNEGGAIGLCAGHYLATGRPALCYMQNSGLGNAVNPLASLMDPRVYGLPCLLVVGWRGEPGLKDEPQHVKQGEITLGQLDLLGIPWRILTADTSEEQFRVIFTELNKFLCDGKSAALVVKKGALVSAYRPDYSNGFTMKRERAAEILLSSMDDRDVVVSTTGKLSREIFEIRERSGRSHDHDFLTVGSMGHASMIALGMAEALPDRRIWCLDGDGAALMHMGAMPVIGKRSPARLIHVVINNGAHETVGGMPVCSGCLNLEKEAEAAGYAKVLSADSEDTLVEALKSIYNIETGGPVLLEVRCACGARNDLGRPTTTPRENRDALMEFITKS; encoded by the coding sequence ATGAATGCTTCCTTTTTGCTGGATGTGCTGCAGGAAGCCGGCATTGACTTTTTTACCGGTGTGCCGGATTCATTCCTGAAAGGGCTGTGTGATGAGCTTTACGGCCGCTTCGGAACCGAAAGCGTTCATCATATTGTGGCGCATAATGAGGGCGGAGCAATCGGCCTTTGTGCAGGCCATTATCTTGCAACAGGCCGTCCGGCTCTATGCTATATGCAGAACAGCGGCCTGGGAAATGCCGTGAACCCGCTGGCTTCTCTGATGGATCCCCGCGTATATGGGCTTCCCTGTCTGCTGGTGGTCGGCTGGCGGGGTGAGCCGGGGCTAAAGGATGAACCGCAGCATGTGAAACAGGGCGAAATTACACTGGGACAGCTGGACCTTCTCGGAATACCGTGGAGAATCCTGACGGCCGATACAAGTGAAGAGCAATTCCGCGTTATTTTTACAGAACTGAATAAATTCCTTTGTGATGGAAAATCTGCGGCGCTTGTAGTGAAGAAAGGAGCGCTCGTTTCCGCATACAGACCGGATTACAGCAACGGATTTACGATGAAGCGCGAACGGGCAGCGGAAATCCTGCTTTCCTCGATGGATGACCGGGATGTGGTGGTATCCACAACCGGGAAGCTGTCCCGGGAGATATTTGAAATACGGGAAAGAAGCGGCCGTTCACATGATCACGATTTCCTGACGGTCGGATCAATGGGCCATGCTTCCATGATCGCGCTCGGGATGGCGGAGGCTCTGCCGGACAGAAGAATCTGGTGCCTGGATGGCGACGGTGCGGCACTGATGCATATGGGAGCCATGCCGGTGATCGGAAAGCGCTCCCCTGCCCGTCTGATTCATGTGGTGATCAATAACGGGGCGCATGAAACGGTGGGCGGTATGCCGGTCTGTTCCGGCTGCCTGAATCTGGAAAAGGAAGCGGAGGCAGCCGGTTATGCAAAGGTCCTCTCGGCCGACTCGGAGGATACGCTGGTGGAAGCACTGAAAAGCATTTACAATATAGAAACAGGCGGGCCGGTGCTGCTGGAAGTGCGATGCGCATGCGGAGCCCGGAACGATCTGGGACGTCCCACAACGACCCCAAGGGAGAATCGTGACGCGCTGATGGAATTTATTACAAAAAGTTAA
- the cysS gene encoding cysteine--tRNA ligase, giving the protein MNIFNSMSRKKEEFIPVHEGKVGIYACGPTVYDYFHIGNARPFITFDVLRRQLEREGYDVTFVQNFTDIDDKMIRRANEEGITVKELADRFIGEYYTDARALGIHPATVHPRATEHISEIITLISRLIENGHAYAVPSGDVYYRVSAFPGYGKLSGQNIEDREMGASERLNVETDKENPADFALWKAQKPGEPAWDSPWGKGRPGWHIECSAMSMKYLGETFDIHCGGKDLLFPHHENEIAQSEGATGKPYVKYWMHNGFINIDNQKMSKSLGNFFTIRDIAKEYDLEAVRLFMLSAHYRSPINFSRDQIEAANASLNRLYTARDHLLFQKENGEDRPLNDAENDFLVRVKSYEDRFDAAMDDDLNTADALGAVFELVKDANVSIGEGSSRHAAEAALKSLNALCGVLGFLTKENNALPDEIVRMVSEREEARKNRDWKRSDELRDAIRAAGYIIEDTKQGQKVRKDV; this is encoded by the coding sequence ATGAATATATTCAACAGCATGTCCCGAAAGAAAGAAGAATTTATCCCGGTCCATGAAGGAAAAGTCGGTATCTACGCATGCGGTCCGACCGTTTATGACTATTTCCATATCGGAAACGCCCGTCCTTTCATCACTTTTGATGTGCTCCGCCGCCAGTTGGAGCGGGAAGGATATGATGTTACTTTCGTTCAGAATTTTACCGATATCGATGACAAGATGATCCGCCGCGCCAATGAGGAGGGCATCACCGTCAAAGAACTGGCTGACCGGTTTATCGGTGAATATTACACAGATGCCAGGGCGCTCGGCATCCATCCGGCTACCGTCCATCCCCGTGCCACGGAGCATATTTCCGAAATTATCACCCTGATCAGCCGGCTGATCGAGAACGGGCATGCTTACGCTGTTCCGTCCGGCGACGTCTATTACCGTGTTTCCGCTTTTCCCGGATATGGAAAACTTTCCGGACAAAACATCGAGGATCGTGAGATGGGCGCCAGCGAGCGCCTGAACGTGGAAACAGACAAGGAAAACCCGGCCGACTTTGCCCTCTGGAAGGCGCAGAAGCCGGGCGAGCCCGCCTGGGACAGTCCCTGGGGAAAAGGCCGTCCGGGATGGCATATTGAATGCTCTGCCATGAGCATGAAATACCTGGGAGAAACTTTTGATATCCATTGCGGCGGAAAGGATCTGCTTTTCCCGCATCATGAAAACGAAATCGCCCAGAGCGAAGGTGCTACCGGAAAGCCTTATGTCAAATACTGGATGCACAACGGATTCATCAACATCGATAATCAGAAGATGAGCAAGAGCCTGGGGAATTTCTTTACGATCCGCGATATTGCGAAGGAATACGATCTGGAAGCGGTACGCCTTTTCATGCTGAGCGCGCATTACCGCAGCCCGATCAATTTCAGCCGCGACCAGATCGAAGCCGCCAATGCCAGCCTCAACCGGCTTTACACTGCCCGTGACCATCTGCTTTTCCAGAAGGAAAACGGGGAGGACCGCCCGCTGAACGATGCGGAAAATGATTTCCTGGTTCGCGTTAAATCCTATGAGGACCGTTTTGACGCTGCTATGGATGACGATCTGAACACAGCCGATGCACTGGGTGCAGTATTTGAACTCGTCAAGGATGCAAATGTTTCCATCGGGGAAGGATCCTCCCGTCATGCCGCGGAAGCCGCACTGAAGAGCCTGAATGCCCTGTGCGGTGTACTCGGTTTCCTGACAAAGGAAAACAACGCGCTGCCGGATGAAATTGTCCGGATGGTCAGCGAACGGGAAGAAGCCCGGAAAAACAGGGACTGGAAGCGCAGCGATGAACTGCGGGACGCAATCCGCGCAGCCGGGTACATCATTGAAGACACCAAACAGGGGCAGAAGGTCCGGAAAGATGTCTGA